The genomic DNA TGCCCTCGTCCACCCACGTCAACACCCGCGGCATGTCCGCGGGCAGGGCGTCGAGCAGCCCGAGGAACTCGCTGTCGTGCAGCACCACCTTGACGCCTTCGCGCTCACACACCTGGGCGAACTGCGGCTTGGCGAACCCGGTGTTCATCAGCACCAGCCGGGCTCCGAGCTTGCCGCACGCCGCCATGGCCAGGATCAGTCCCCGATGGTCCCGGCACAGCAGCCCGACCACGGAGCCTTCTGTCACGCCCAGCCCCTGCAGGCCGCGGGCCAGCGCCCAGGACTGATCGTTCACCTGCCGGTACGTCAGCGTGCCGCGTTCATCCACCACTGCCGGCAGCCCCGCATACTTGCGTCCGCCCTGGATGGCCATGGTCGCCTGTGGGCCGAAGATCGGCGCATTCTTCGCGGTCTCGATCATGGCCCCGGGATTGGCGAGATCCAGGAATCCCGTCTCGAACAGTCTCCGTACCGCGGTCGCGGATTCCGCTATGCGGCCCAACTTCTGCTGCACTCCACCGACGACGTCCAACACCACATGCCTCCCGAGGTTTGAGGGGTGATCGGCCCCACACGCATGGCACGTTAGCCGGTTGCGCGCTCACGCGACATCACCTGCTTACGACTCCTGCCGGCCGCGCCGCCCGTAAATGCCCCGGCACCGCCCCATTGTGTTGTGCAAAACATCACATGACCAGGCGTTTGTCGCGCCGCGCGCACCCTGGGCCAGCCGCTCGGTGCGGAATTCCGTAAAGGAAGCCGGGCGGGCCGTAAAGAAGGCGTCAAGATCGCCGGATGTCGCCTCCCGCGGGCCGATGCTGACGAGGTCGCCGAGGGCCGGCGACCCGTTTACGTGTGGGAGAACCCATGTCTGTAGTGGTGTTCGTGGTGCTGACGGTGGCGATCTTCGCGCTGCTCGGCGTAATCCAGAAGGCGGTCGAGCGCCTGTGAACCTCGCCAATGCCGTCGGCCTGGTGCTGTGTCTGGTGATCGCGCTGTTCCTGGTCGCCGCACTGCTCTTCCCGGAGCGGTTCTAGTGAGCCCCACCGCCGCAGGAATAGCGTTCCTGCTCTCCCTCATCGTCGCGCTGGCCGCCGTGCACGTGCCCTTGGGCGACTACATGTTCCGCGTGTACACGTCCGAAAAGCACTCGCGCGCCGAACGTCTCATCTACAAGGCGATAGGCGCCGACCCAGAGGCCGAGCAGAACTGGGGCGCCTACGCCCGCAGTGCGCTCGCCTTCTCGGCCGTCTCCCTGCTGTTCCTCTTCTTCTTCCAGCTCATCCAGGGCATGCTGCCGCTGCACCTGAACAATCCGGCGACCCCGATGACGGCCGATCTGGCATGGAACACCGCCGTCAGCTTCGTCACCAACACCAACTGGCAGGCCTACTCCGGTGAGACGACGCAGGGCCACCTGGTGCAGATGGCCGGTCTGTCGGTGCAGAACTTCGTGTCGGCCGCCGTCGGCATGGCCGTTGCCGTCGCCCTGGTGCGCGGGTTCGCCCGCCGGCATGCCACCGAACTGGGCAACTTCTGGGTCGACCTGGTGCGCGGCACCGTCCGAATCCTGTTGCCGCTGGCCGTCATTGCCGCGCTGATCCTCATCGCCGGCGGCGCCATCCAGAACTTCCACCTGCACGACCAGATCGCCGACACCCTGGCCGGCGCGCAGCAGACCATCACGGGCGGTCCGGTGGCCAGCCAGGAAGTGATCAAGGAGCTGGGCACCAACGGTGGCGGTTTCTTCAACGCCAACTCGGCGCACCCGTTCGAGAACCCGACCGCCTGGACCAACTGGGTGGAAATCTTTCTCCTGCTGGTGATCTCGTTCTCCCTGCCGCGCACGTTCGGTCGCATGGTGGACAGCCGCAAGCAGGGTTACGCGATCGTCGCCGTGATGGCGGTACTGGCCGTCATCAGCTGCAGCCTCATGCTGGTGTTCCAGAACCAGCACCACGGCACCGTCCCCGCTGCCATCGGAGCGTCGATGGAAGGCGTGGAACAGCGCTTCGGCGTGGCCAATTCGGCAGTGTTCGCCACCGCCACCACCCTGACCTCCACCGGTGCGGTGAACTCGTTCCACGACTCGTACACGTCCCTCGGCGGCATGATGACGATGTTCAACATGCAGCTCGGCGAGGTCGCGCCCGGCGGTACCGGGTCGGGCCTGTACGGCATGCTGATCCTCGCGGTCATCACGGTGTTTGTCGCCGGACTGATGGTCGGACGCACCCCCGAATACCTGGGGAAGAAGATCACCCCGCGCGAGATCAAGCTGGCCGCAAGCTATTTCCTGGTCACGCCGTTGATCGTGTTGACCGGCACCGCTTTTGCCATGGCGCTACCCGGCGAGCGTGCGGCGATGCTGAACTCGGGCCCGCACGGATTGTCCGAAGTGCTGTACGCCTTCACCTCCGCGGCCAACAACAACGGCTCCGCGTTCGCGGGACTGTCGGTCAATACGGTCTGGTACAACACGGCTTTGGGCCTGGCGATGCTGCTCGGCCGCTTCCTGCCGATGATCCTCGTGCTCGCTCTCG from Mycolicibacterium phocaicum includes the following:
- a CDS encoding potassium-transporting ATPase, with protein sequence MGEPMSVVVFVVLTVAIFALLGVIQKAVERL
- a CDS encoding potassium-transporting ATPase subunit F; the encoded protein is MNLANAVGLVLCLVIALFLVAALLFPERF
- the kdpA gene encoding potassium-transporting ATPase subunit KdpA — encoded protein: MSPTAAGIAFLLSLIVALAAVHVPLGDYMFRVYTSEKHSRAERLIYKAIGADPEAEQNWGAYARSALAFSAVSLLFLFFFQLIQGMLPLHLNNPATPMTADLAWNTAVSFVTNTNWQAYSGETTQGHLVQMAGLSVQNFVSAAVGMAVAVALVRGFARRHATELGNFWVDLVRGTVRILLPLAVIAALILIAGGAIQNFHLHDQIADTLAGAQQTITGGPVASQEVIKELGTNGGGFFNANSAHPFENPTAWTNWVEIFLLLVISFSLPRTFGRMVDSRKQGYAIVAVMAVLAVISCSLMLVFQNQHHGTVPAAIGASMEGVEQRFGVANSAVFATATTLTSTGAVNSFHDSYTSLGGMMTMFNMQLGEVAPGGTGSGLYGMLILAVITVFVAGLMVGRTPEYLGKKITPREIKLAASYFLVTPLIVLTGTAFAMALPGERAAMLNSGPHGLSEVLYAFTSAANNNGSAFAGLSVNTVWYNTALGLAMLLGRFLPMILVLALAGSLAKQGSTPPSIGTLPTHRPQFVGMVAGVTLILVALTFLPALALGPLAEGIH